Below is a genomic region from Brassica rapa cultivar Chiifu-401-42 chromosome A08, CAAS_Brap_v3.01, whole genome shotgun sequence.
CGTTTGTGTAAGCCGCCGACGAGCAGTGTGATTGCGGGTGCACAGAGACGTTTGTGTAAGCCGCCGACGAGCAGTGTGATTGCGGGTGTACAAAGACGTTTGTGTAAGCCGCCGACGAGCAGTGAGATTGCGGGGGTACAAAGACGTTTGTATCAGTCGCCGACGTGCAGAGTGTGGGAGTGCAGAGATGGACTACTGTACGCCTGGAGATATACATATATCCTTATGAGGAAATGCGGGGTGCATAGAGTAGCATGTACTATCAGCGCATTGGATGTTTTATGTGGTGTATTAGACACTGTGTTTGTTTCATGCTAGAGCTAGGTCTACATAGTCGTAGTGCTATGTACTGAGTCAGTGGTTTGCGGTTTAGCATCCCATACCTCACGGAGTAACTCCCCTGTTACTCACCCCCTCCTATCCCTTTTCCCTTTTCAGGTGAGACTGACGAGCAGGAGTGATTGCTATCGGATTGGTGCTTTGggagttttatttcttttctttttcaaacttgcggttttatacttttatcgatatttttgggatttattatgttatttagATTTTATGGCTATTTATTGGATTTATGACTTTGGAGTTGACTTTTGAGAAGTAATAAATGGAGATTTTAGACTTTTtacttatttaaattattttggaaaatacggGTGTTACAATTTGGTTTCAGAGCGGGGTTCCGTCCCGGCTCTGACCCGGGATGGCGATTTGTTGGGACGTGGTTTTGACTCGGTTTTAGacgatttttaaaatatttatgggaatatgggggttttaaaaataaaagtaaaaagcACCTTTTTGCTTGCGTTATGTCTTGCATCGTTAGTGTTCGGTTTCGACAGAAGTTAATTGAATTGCTATTTCTTTCAGATGCCGCCGCGTAAGAGAGTTGTTCGCACTCAGGCCGCCAGTGCTTCTCGAGAGGGTGGAGATGAGCATGTGCCGCCACCAGTTCCACCGATTGATCAGGATGCCCTTAGGCAGATGGTGCAGGATGCTGCTAGACAGGCCGCACATGAGGCAGTTCAGCAAGCTGTCCAGGAGGCTGCTAGAGTAGCTGCACAGGAAGTGGTTAGGCAGATGGCTGCAGCTCAGCAGGGTCAGCAAGTTCCGCCAGTTCAGGCTCAGGGGCATCAGCAGCCCCCTATTCAGCCGGTTCCACCAGTTCAGGTTCAGGGACAGCAGCAACCCCCTATCCAGCATGTTCCAGGGATTTTCCAGGTTCCACCACCAGCGCCACCCGTTCTTCCAGGGCAAGTTCCTGAGGTTGTGCCACCCATTCTTCCAGGGCAGGTTCTTGAGGTTGATGAGACGCTTATGCGGGTAATGAGACAGATGAAAACTGTGGATTTGGAGACTTTTGAGGGAACAGTAGACCCTGGAGTGGCCTATAAGTGGAAGCATAGGCTGGCTTCGTGTCTGCAGACCATCAATTGTCCGTTGCGCCTTTGTCTTAATATCGCAGAGTTTTATCTGCGTGGAGATGCATTAGTATGGTGGGATGGAGTGCGATCGATGCGTGATGGCGACATGACTTATGAGGATTTCCTCATCGCATTCGACAAGAAGTACTTTCCCAGAGAAGCGTTGCACCAGAAGAGGAATGCTTTTGAGCATCTGAGGCAGGGTACTAGGAGTGTCAGGGAGTACGAGCGAGATTTTTGCCAGCTCCGCTTGTTTGCTGGTAATCATTTTGATGCAGAGGACTTGATCAGGAGGTTCTTAGATGGTATGCGAGTCGATCTCCGTGGCAGGTGCAGTATGGTTACTTACACCAGTTTGGAGGATCTGGTAGAGAAGGCTGCTGTGAAAGAGGCATGTATTGCTGAGGAGCAGAAATTTTTCAAAGAATCTCAACCTAAGTCGGGAAGGAGTTCAGAGCAACAAAAGAGAACATGGGAACAGTTAGGAGCACCTAGTTGCGACAAGTGCCATCGCCACCATTTTGGAGAGTGCGTCCAGTGTTTTACTTGTGGTAGGATGGGACACGTGTCCAAGTATTGTCGGAGTAGACCAGCCGAAGTTCAGGGTACTGGGAAGATTGCAGCTCCAGCAGCGGGACCTGGTAGTTGCTTTAATTGTGGTCAGACGGGTCATTATTTCAGAGAGTGCCCAACGAGGGAACATACTACACTTCCCCCGCCGGCTAAGCGTCCGACCATCGCCCCATGAGGATTTTCTGCAGGAGGCAACGAGGGTTGAGCCGATTGATGGTATGTATCTTTCACCTTGGTAGTTTACGGTGTATGTGTGTGCATGTTGTTCTATGTGGTTATCTTGTGTTTTTAAGATCAAGTTTCTGTTCGTGTCCTCTGTTTTCATCTCATTCTTCTCTCCCTTGAATTCGGGACGAATTCCGATTAAGGGGGGGATAATTGTAACGACCCTAATTTTGTTTTGGTAGAGCCTTTGTGGTTTTGTTAAAATTAAAGCCcaattctctctttttattttgtccCACATTGGAAGTTTAGAAAATCTACCTCCTttcccttctcctatataagaaACTCCACCCTTTCTTTTTATTCTcatcaagtcaaagtatttctTTGCGTGTGACGAGTTGTTGTTGAATTATTCGACGACCAGTCGCTAGTGAATTTTCTGGTGAGATTTCCGGGTGAGCTTCCGGCGAGATTTCTGGGCGAGCTTCCGGCGAGATTTCTAGACGAGCTTCCGGTGGGATTTCTAGACGAGCTTCTGGCTGGTTTTTCTAGTAAGTTTGTTGCCTCCTTATTTCTAGTTATAGgaatattttaggaaagtttctaatttaggaaataagttatattaggaaagtttctattttaggaaagttgctattttaggaaagttgttattttaggaaagtttctattttaggagaggtttctattttaggaaagtttctatTGTAGGAAACTTATTTCCAGATAAGCTGAGCTTAAGTCGTTGATTCTCCTGTTGCAGTTGACCTCAGTTGACCGCATCTTCCGTTGTTCATTTCAGCCTGtggctaaggtgagggctattccgttaaatcccgagctagtttagtactactattatggaaagtctagtttcgaaacatgatccgtctctgtgaatcgagtctgtttgagagtcttgtttgtttattattatcatGATTGTTAAACCGGAAATAGGATAATAGAGGATTCAACGGTTAAATGATTTGAGTGATGTTAAAActgctatatatatgtatataaatatataagtcCGTTTGTGTGGATTGCGGGTGCACAAAGACGTTTGTGTAAGCCGCCGACGAGCAGTGTGATTGCGGGTGCACAGAGACGTTTGTGTAAGCCGCCGACGAGCAGTGTGATTGCGGGTGCACAAAGACGTTTGTGTAAGCCGCCGACGAGCAGTGAGATTGCGGGGGTACAAAGACGTTTGTATCAGTCGCCGACGTGCAGAGTGTGGGAGTGCAGAGATGGAC
It encodes:
- the LOC103833097 gene encoding uncharacterized protein LOC103833097 isoform X2 gives rise to the protein MPPRKRVVRTQAASASREGGDEHVPPPVPPIDQDALRQMVQDAARQAAHEAVQQAVQEAARVAAQEVVRQMAAAQQGQQVPPVQAQGHQQPPIQPVPPVQVQGQQQPPIQHVPGIFQVPPPAPPVLPGQVPEVVPPILPGQVLEVDETLMRVMRQMKTVDLETFEGTVDPGVAYKWKHRLASCLQTINCPLRLCLNIAEFYLRGDALVWWDGVRSMRDGDMTYEDFLIAFDKKYFPREALHQKRNAFEHLRQGTRSVREYERDFCQLRLFAGNHFDAEDLIRRFLDGMRVDLRGRCSMVTYTSLEDLVEKAAVKEACIAEEQKFFKESQPKSGRSSEQQKRTWEQLGAPSCDKCHRHHFGECVQCFTCGRMGHVSKYCRSRPAEVQGTGKIAAPAAGPGSCFNCGQTGHYFRECPTREHTTLPPPAKRPTIAP